The DNA window ACCCCGGGAATGAGGTAGAATCCACGCGAGTATATCGCAATATATATTTACTTCTGTTTCATTTTAAGATGAGATAGgctatataattttattttttattcctccttgagatttcttatttttttgctCTCTCGTGATTCGAATTTTAAACTCataattttctaaattaaagtaAGGAGTGAGCAGTATTCGAGAAACTCTAttgtcaaaataattataataaagattACTTCCTCAATctcattttatttgatatttttttctttttacttcattaaaaaaatgtaattttactataactataaataaataattttaatattttatttttacagttAATGGATGATTTACAaccacataaattaattatatatttagatATTAGATAAGTCAATGAGttatcataaattcataattatctAAATTATTTTAGGTACTACAAagttctttatttatttttaaaatatcatactaagtcaaataatattataaaatagtaaattttgcatttatcttttttttttttaaacatcatatcaagtcaaataataatatataaatggaGAGAAGATAGCCTTAAATAACCGTTTCCCCAGATTATTTGCACTCCTAAATAATTTGGgaatctaaataaaaaaaaccgtAACAAACTTTAAGCTCTCAGCATAGTGCCATAGCAGTACATACGTAACAAACTATTGTGCAGAAGGAGAGTGGCGAGAAAACGCACAAAAGATTATTTGCTGATCGATCAATCGACTGATTTTGAGAGAGGCGAAGCGCGTGATTAATTAAACCGTCAGTACACTGTGATCATCACAGTATAAGTACTAGTCGCAATGGCCGAAACCTCACAAAACGTGACTCCTACTCCTACTACTACTGCTGCTTCTTTCATCCCTCCGCCTTCCGTTTCTGTCGTCCGTCGTGAGAATACTGCCGTCTCCGCCATTGATTCCGTCGTCGTTCCATCCGTCGACGATCAGAAAGAACAAACGCCTGCAATTGCGTCTAACAAAGGTAATGAATCATTAATGCGAGCGTTTTGTgtgtaatttgaattttgacgATCGGAATTCGGAGCATATTGCATTGTATTGTATCTGTATGTGATTTGACTACTTGCATGCATGAATTTCGTGAGGTTTTAGGATGGAAATGGCGATTCAGATGCATTAGTTTCTTTCTCTGTTTGTGTTTTATGATTTTCTCGATAACCGCTTCATTAAGTTGATTGCGCTGCATTTTTCGTGAGGTTTACGGATGGAAATGGCGATTCAGATGCATTAGCTTCTTTTCTGTTTGTGATTTATGATTTTCTCGATAACCGCTTCACTGAGTTGATTGAGCTGCATTTTTCGCGAGGTTTACGGATGGAAATGGCGATTCAGATGCATTAGTTTCTTTTTCTGCTTGAGATTTATGATTTTCTCGCTAACCGCTATACTGAGTTGGTTGCGCTGCatttatattcaattatttatCATCGCTTTCTAGAAATTTCATGTGATTTTTGTGCTCACGGGTTGGAGAAGGAGGTTTTGTTTAAACAGGCTACAGTAGAATTGCTGATTTAAACCTTTGTTTAGTTAATAATTAGGTTTACTTTTGAACTTATCCAGTGTAAGTGTACAATTGCATGGTCcaaaatacatatgtatttatatgtattgtattttaccCTGCGATTATTAACGTATAGTGTTATCCTTTCAAATTGAAAATGAATCAATCAACTATGcctaaatttcaaattatgtgaGACCAGTTTTGTATATCCATTTTGCTCTATTCCGATGTATTTTGTTCCAGTTTAGAGGATTTATTGAACTATATTTATATTGATTGTCAATCTACGATGTCCTTCCTCTGTTCTGTGAAGATGTGACTgtttttcttgttgttgttgcaaaACGCATATATAGATGAAGTAACTTTTAAAAAGAACATGaagagataaaaagaaaatgctAATGGAAGGATCTTGTTATTGTTATTGGAGTAGTTGGTAGGATGTTGAATGCTTGACGATTTCATGTTTATGCAGTATTCCAAATCATGCATAGAGCTCAGACTTGTCATCCTTTGGACCCTTTAACTGCTGCTGAGATCTCTGTGGCTGTGGCAACCGTTAGAGCTGCTGGTGATACGCCTGAGGTTTTTAATTAATCACCATCTCTTTTTCATCCATTTGTTGTGTAGAACAACCAAAAAAGTATTAGTTGAACAACAGGACATCTTTTGCTATAAATTTCCACCAACTCTTCTTGTGTCTTTTAACTTTTTGCAAAAACATTTTAGGTCAGGGATGGCATGCGCTTTGTTGAGGTGGTTCTCTTGGAACCAGATAAAACTTTTGTTGCACTGGCAGATGCCTATTTCTACCCGCCTTTCCAATCATCATTGTTGCCCAGAACCAAAGGAGGACTTCTTGTTCCTTCTAAACTACCTCCAAGGCGAGCTAGACTTATTGTTTACaataagaagacaaacgagacaAGCATATGGATTGTTCAGCTAACTGAAGCACATGCTGCTGCTCGAGGTGGACAACACAGGGGAAAAGTGATTTCATCAAAAGTTGTTCCAGATGTTCAGCCACCTATGGTAAGCACTTAACTCATGTTTAGAACTTCAAAAGATTAGAAGTATATGAACAGTAGATGCAGTTAGGTTACCAAAGAAATGATGTGGGAACTCTAAGTAAGAGCAATACAAAGTTCTTATTTATGTTTCTAGCTAAATGCTTTCACCCTGAGCTCTAATAATTACGCATGAATTTCAAGCATATTTGTGATGACATCATTTGTCatcttttggtattctttagaatgTTCAGTTGGCAAGATCCactaattaatttaagaaaattttaatgtaGTGAATACCTCCACCATCCTAATGGAACATTTAATTGAATTTCCTTGTGgtaatttttgtttctttagtTTCTATCAAGTACACTGGATATGTTGCTGTTGTGGTACTATTAAGTGGTCTTAATACTGGTGTTCTAGAGATTCTAAACACTATGAAACAAAAGAGTCAGTAGGATTATAGGAAACAGGGAGAAAGCATATCAGCCAAATTGAACATTCTATTCTGATTCCAGAAGCTGATCAAGTGTACCTACCTATACATGCAAGTTGAGCAATTGATTCAATCCATAGATAAGTGGAGCtaatcatattttttctttcctttcatAATGCCTTTACCTATTTGTGTATTTGCCCAtcctatatatatttttattttcttataataattcACTTATTCTCTCTTCTTAATGATGAACTGTGTTTTCTTTCCCGTCGTATGGAACATAGAGCATACTTATATACCAAAAGGAGAACAAAATTTGCATAAAAGTTCTGCTTTAAGTTAACCCAAAACATGTTAAAATTTACAAATTTCAAGTTCTTTGGCTTAAGTGAGTTGTATATGTGCATCTCTTTAGATTTCAGTACCATCAGTTTTTACAAATGATCTCAACTTTGTTCTGAATGTAGGATGCACAAGAGTATGCTGAATGTGAATCCGTTGTTAAAAATTATCCTCCGTTTATTGAAGCAATGAAGAGAAGGGGCATTGATGACATGTACCTTGTGATGGTTGACCCCTGGTTAGTTgaaatattcttgaattttcccatttcttctcctttaagaactgtttttaaaaatatcattgcATTTTTACCTGAATATGTTTCCTACAGGTGTGTTGGTTATCACAGTGAAGCTGATGCTCCTAGCCGCAGGCTTGCCAAACCACTGGTATTCTGCAGAGCAGAGAGCGACTGCCCAATGGAAAATGGATATGCAAGACCAATTGAAGGAATACATGTGCTTGTTGATGTGCAAATCATGCAGGTGATAGAGTTTGAAGACCGCAAACTTGTACCTTTACTTCCAGCTGATCCACTGAGGAATTACACTGCCGGTGAGACAAGAGGAGGGGTTGACCGAAGTGATGTGAAACCCCTACAAATTATTCAGCCAGAGGGCCCAAGCTTTCGCGTCGATGGGAACTACGTACAATGGCAAAGGGTATATTCTTTTTCCAGTCTGATATGCAATGAAGGATTCtttgtttatataattaatgTGCCATTCTTTCACTTTATGTATGACAGTGGAACTTCCGAGTAGGTTTCACCCCTAGAGAGGGTTTGGTTATACACTCTGTGGCATATCTTGATGGTAGCAGGGGCCGAAGATCCATAGCCCATAGGTTGAGTTTTGTGGAGATGGTTGTCCCCTATGGAGATCCAAATGACCCACATTATAGAAAAAACGCATTTGATGCAGGAGAAGATGGTCTTGGAAAGAATGCTCATTCACTGAAGAGGGTAAGTGacaattctattttttaattgtgCATTCAATTTTTAACTGTAAATGCTAATCTAACTACAACACCACTGCAGGGTTGCGATTGTTTAGGATACATAAAGTACTTTGATGCCAACTTTACAAATTATACTGGAGGAGTAGAAACCATCAAAAATTGTGTATGTTTGCATGAAGAAGATCATGGGATGCTTTGGAAGCATCAAGATTGGAGAACTAACCTTGCTGAAGTTAGACGGTCTAGACGACTGACAGTTTCGTTTATTTGCACTGTGGCCAATTATGAATATGGATTCTATTGGCACTTTTACCAGGCAAGAATAAGAAAATCATTATCAGGAAATATTCATTTGTTTACATGCTCTTAAGAAATCAGGTGACATTGAAATGTTCACATTTTATTTAGACCATTTCAGAGAATAGAAAGCAAGTAGAAGTAAGATAAGAATTTCTTGTAACTGTGGTCGTGTTTATGATTCTCTTATGCTTTCTAAGTGAAACTATATTTCGGTAAT is part of the Solanum stenotomum isolate F172 chromosome 8, ASM1918654v1, whole genome shotgun sequence genome and encodes:
- the LOC125872200 gene encoding uncharacterized protein LOC125872200: MAETSQNVTPTPTTTAASFIPPPSVSVVRRENTAVSAIDSVVVPSVDDQKEQTPAIASNKVFQIMHRAQTCHPLDPLTAAEISVAVATVRAAGDTPEVRDGMRFVEVVLLEPDKTFVALADAYFYPPFQSSLLPRTKGGLLVPSKLPPRRARLIVYNKKTNETSIWIVQLTEAHAAARGGQHRGKVISSKVVPDVQPPMDAQEYAECESVVKNYPPFIEAMKRRGIDDMYLVMVDPWCVGYHSEADAPSRRLAKPLVFCRAESDCPMENGYARPIEGIHVLVDVQIMQVIEFEDRKLVPLLPADPLRNYTAGETRGGVDRSDVKPLQIIQPEGPSFRVDGNYVQWQRWNFRVGFTPREGLVIHSVAYLDGSRGRRSIAHRLSFVEMVVPYGDPNDPHYRKNAFDAGEDGLGKNAHSLKRGCDCLGYIKYFDANFTNYTGGVETIKNCVCLHEEDHGMLWKHQDWRTNLAEVRRSRRLTVSFICTVANYEYGFYWHFYQDGKIEAEVKLTGILSLGALQPGESRKYGTTISPGLYAPVHQHFFVARMNMAVDCKPGEAHNQVVEVNLKVEEPGKENVHNNAFYAEETQLRSELQAMRDCDPLSARHWIVRNTRTSNRTGQLTGYKLVPGQNCLPLAGPEAKFLRRAAFLKHNLWVTQFAPGEDFPGGEFPNQNPRVGEGLASWVKEDRSLEESDIVLWYVFGITHVPRLEDWPVMPVEHIGFMLQPHGFFNCSPAIDVPPPRGCDLESKDSDATENGESKPTTTGLTAKL